Proteins from a single region of Cardinium endosymbiont of Culicoides punctatus:
- a CDS encoding transposase family protein, whose amino-acid sequence MKYEHIHQLNAEKFHSLTGVDYESFTKMVTKLVDADNQKKAQGGRKNKLRIEDQLLMTFEYLREYRTYLSMSKTYGISESAAYKAIKWVKSVFDKEPNLKLPERKI is encoded by the coding sequence ATGAAATACGAACATATTCATCAGCTTAATGCTGAAAAATTTCATTCATTAACAGGTGTAGATTATGAATCTTTTACCAAAATGGTCACTAAATTAGTGGATGCTGATAACCAAAAAAAGGCACAGGGAGGACGTAAAAATAAATTACGAATTGAGGATCAGCTGTTAATGACTTTTGAATACCTTCGTGAATACCGTACTTATCTAAGTATGAGTAAAACATATGGGATTAGCGAAAGTGCTGCCTATAAGGCTATTAAATGGGTAAAAAGTGTTTTTGATAAGGAACCTAATTTAAAACTTCCTGAACGAAAGATATGA